In Zingiber officinale cultivar Zhangliang chromosome 6A, Zo_v1.1, whole genome shotgun sequence, a single genomic region encodes these proteins:
- the LOC121997382 gene encoding ras-related protein Rab7 — protein sequence MASRRRMLLKVIILGDSGVGKTSLMNQYVNKKFSNQYKATIGADFLTKEVQIEDRLFTLQIWDTAGQERFQSLGVAFYRGADCCVLVYDVNVTKSFENLNNWREEFLIQASPSDPENFPFIVLGNKIDIDGGNSRVVSEKKAKAWCASKGNIPYFETSAKEGFNVETAFQCIARNALKNEPEEDIYLPDTIDVAGRATQQRSSGCEC from the exons ATGGCCTCCCGGCGGCGTATGCTTCTCAAAGTTATCATCCTCGGGGACAGCGG GGTTGGGAAGACATCTCTGATGAACCA ATATGTGAATAAAAAGTTCAGTAACCAGTACAAAGCGACCATTGGAGCAGATTTTTTGACCAAGGAAGTCCAGATCGAAGACAGATTGTTCACCTTACAG ATATGGGATACAGCAGGACAGGAAAGGTTTCAGAGCCTTGGTGTGGCTTTCTACCGTGGAGCTGATTGTTGTGTCCTCGTCTATGATGTTAATGTTACGAAATCATTCGAAAACTTGAACAATTGGCGCGAGGAATTTCTGATTCAG GCTAGTCCATCAGATCCTGAGAACTTCCCTTTCATAGTGTTGGGTAACAAGATTGATATCGATGGTGGCAACAGCCGAGTA GTCTCAGAGAAGAAAGCCAAAGCCTGGTGTGCATCAAAGGGCAACATTCCCTATTTTGAGACATCAGCTAAAGAAGGATTCAATGTGGAAACGGCTTTTCAGTGTATCGCCAGGAATGCCCTAAAGAATGAACCAGAGGAAGATAT ATATCTTCCTGATACGATTGATGTGGCGGGACGTGCAACGCAGCAGAGGTCATCTGGTTGTGAGTGCTAG